Proteins encoded in a region of the Zea mays cultivar B73 chromosome 2, Zm-B73-REFERENCE-NAM-5.0, whole genome shotgun sequence genome:
- the LOC100384264 gene encoding uncharacterized protein isoform X2 — MQQRVAQLEEELRREREEKARTVRDLEDLRRDGGAKGVADKVHLLEREVSKSKQSERKMLESLIYQTKQLEQTKISLEEAKLEMATLQQQASKSLASARRGGVLEQRSVRDLMFGGADEEIMVLRAELRAAVQGEERSRKALDDLSAALSDVTAEARQVKAWLSEAQAELEAANAEAGRLRAALRGASDERDRYRLEADECAAAWGDKERVLLDCVRASEGDASRARQENTRLVESQRVVRDENARLRDILKQAVAEASAARDSLELARAENARLSAAVADKDGALQSLRQEYECVRVSEAAAQGSLRELNSLLAATTTTACNTPASSAKTAPAPGYGLDQRLPNGSSKKGTPRSASQRWMPDKPRTPSSRRTYSIGEPGKLTTGFSRSARMGNLNPRDRVFASLSNIADLKSAADAATEDLDDEFDHIDESHYVDTEDSTKHKKSLIFRRFGDFFRRKSLYKPNSAPVHTL, encoded by the coding sequence ATGCAGCAGCGGGTGGCGCAGCTGGAGGAGGAGCTCCGGAGGGAGCGGGAGGAGAAGGCCCGGACCGTGAGGGACCTCGAGGACCTGAGGCGGGACGGCGGCGCCAAGGGTGTCGCGGACAAGGTGCACCTTCTGGAGCGGGAGGTGAGCAAGTCCAAGCAGTCGGAGCGCAAGATGCTGGAGTCGCTGATATACCAGACCAAGCAGCTGGAGCAGACCAAGATATCGCTCGAGGAGGCCAAGCTGGAGATGGCCACGCTGCAGCAGCAGGCGAGCAAGAGCCTCGCGtcagcccggcgcggcggcgtgcTGGAGCAGAGGAGCGTCAGGGACCTCATGTTCGGCGGCGCGGACGAGGAGATCATGGTCCTGCGCGCGGAGCTCCGGGCGGCGGTGCAGGGCGAGGAGAGGAGCCGCAAGGCGCTGGACGACCTCTCCGCCGCGCTCTCGGACGTGACCGCGGAGGCCAGGCAGGTCAAGGCCTGGCTCTCCGAGGCGCAGGCCGAGCTGGAGGCCGCCAACGCCGAGGCCGGGCGGCTGCGCGCGGCGCTGCGCGGCGCGTCCGACGAGCGCGACCGCTACAGGCTCGAGGCCGACGAGTGCGCGGCGGCCTGGGGCGACAAGGAGCGCGTGCTCCTCGACTGCGTGCGCGCGTCCGAGGGCGACGCGAGCCGGGCGCGGCAGGAGAACACCAGGCTGGTGGAGTCGCAGCGCGTCGTCCGCGACGAGAACGCGCGCCTGCGGGACATCCTCAAGCAGGCCGTGGCCGAGGCCAGCGCCGCCAGGGACTCGCTGGAGCTCGCCAGGGCCGAGAACGCGCGCCTCAGCGCCGCCGTCGCCGACAAGGACGGCGCGCTGCAGAGCCTCCGCCAGGAGTACGAGTGCGTCAGGGTCAGCGAGGCCGCGGCGCAGGGTAGCCTCAGGGAGCTCAACAGCCTCCTCGCCGCCACCACAACGACGGCGTGCAACACGCCCGCGTCGTCCGCCAAGACCGCCCCCGCGCCGGGCTACGGCCTCGATCAGCGCCTTCCGAATGGCAGCAGCAAGAAGGGAACGCCGCGGTCGGCGTCGCAGCGGTGGATGCCTGACAAGCCACGGACGCCGAGCAGCCGGCGGACGTACTCGATCGGCGAGCCGGGTAAGCTGACGACTGGCTTCTCGCGGTCCGCGCGGATGGGGAACCTGAACCCCAGGGATCGGGTGTTCGCGTCCCTGAGCAACATCGCCGACCTCAAGTCCGCGGCGGACGCGGCGACGGAGGACTTGGACGACGAGTTCGACCACATCGACGAGAGCCACTACGTTGACACGGAGGACTCCACGAAGCACAAGAAGAGCCTGATATTCCGCAGATTCGGTGATTTTTTCAGGAGGAAAAGCCTCTATAAGCCGAATTCAGCGCCAGTACACACACTCTaa
- the LOC100384264 gene encoding uncharacterized protein isoform X1, whose translation MCVLLLFDYLVRRYGFLNWDPPSTSQIGSPSRPGSGLRGAATASSVSRDRELSPRLQRSRSSAGGGSKASLSPERRRGVGAMQQRVAQLEEELRREREEKARTVRDLEDLRRDGGAKGVADKVHLLEREVSKSKQSERKMLESLIYQTKQLEQTKISLEEAKLEMATLQQQASKSLASARRGGVLEQRSVRDLMFGGADEEIMVLRAELRAAVQGEERSRKALDDLSAALSDVTAEARQVKAWLSEAQAELEAANAEAGRLRAALRGASDERDRYRLEADECAAAWGDKERVLLDCVRASEGDASRARQENTRLVESQRVVRDENARLRDILKQAVAEASAARDSLELARAENARLSAAVADKDGALQSLRQEYECVRVSEAAAQGSLRELNSLLAATTTTACNTPASSAKTAPAPGYGLDQRLPNGSSKKGTPRSASQRWMPDKPRTPSSRRTYSIGEPGKLTTGFSRSARMGNLNPRDRVFASLSNIADLKSAADAATEDLDDEFDHIDESHYVDTEDSTKHKKSLIFRRFGDFFRRKSLYKPNSAPVHTL comes from the exons ATGTGCGTTCTTTTATTGTTTGACTATTTAGTCCGGCGATACGGTTTCCTCAACTGGGATCCGCCATCCACCTCGCAGATCGGATCTCCTTCGAGGCCGGGCTCAGGCCTCAGGGGTGCCGCCACCGCCTCGTCCGTCTCCAGGGACCGCGAGCTGTCCCCTCGCCTCCAGCGCAGCCGCTCATCCGCCGGCGGCGGCTCCAAGGCGTCCCTGTCCCCGGAG AGGCGGCGCGGCGTGGGCGCGATGCAGCAGCGGGTGGCGCAGCTGGAGGAGGAGCTCCGGAGGGAGCGGGAGGAGAAGGCCCGGACCGTGAGGGACCTCGAGGACCTGAGGCGGGACGGCGGCGCCAAGGGTGTCGCGGACAAGGTGCACCTTCTGGAGCGGGAGGTGAGCAAGTCCAAGCAGTCGGAGCGCAAGATGCTGGAGTCGCTGATATACCAGACCAAGCAGCTGGAGCAGACCAAGATATCGCTCGAGGAGGCCAAGCTGGAGATGGCCACGCTGCAGCAGCAGGCGAGCAAGAGCCTCGCGtcagcccggcgcggcggcgtgcTGGAGCAGAGGAGCGTCAGGGACCTCATGTTCGGCGGCGCGGACGAGGAGATCATGGTCCTGCGCGCGGAGCTCCGGGCGGCGGTGCAGGGCGAGGAGAGGAGCCGCAAGGCGCTGGACGACCTCTCCGCCGCGCTCTCGGACGTGACCGCGGAGGCCAGGCAGGTCAAGGCCTGGCTCTCCGAGGCGCAGGCCGAGCTGGAGGCCGCCAACGCCGAGGCCGGGCGGCTGCGCGCGGCGCTGCGCGGCGCGTCCGACGAGCGCGACCGCTACAGGCTCGAGGCCGACGAGTGCGCGGCGGCCTGGGGCGACAAGGAGCGCGTGCTCCTCGACTGCGTGCGCGCGTCCGAGGGCGACGCGAGCCGGGCGCGGCAGGAGAACACCAGGCTGGTGGAGTCGCAGCGCGTCGTCCGCGACGAGAACGCGCGCCTGCGGGACATCCTCAAGCAGGCCGTGGCCGAGGCCAGCGCCGCCAGGGACTCGCTGGAGCTCGCCAGGGCCGAGAACGCGCGCCTCAGCGCCGCCGTCGCCGACAAGGACGGCGCGCTGCAGAGCCTCCGCCAGGAGTACGAGTGCGTCAGGGTCAGCGAGGCCGCGGCGCAGGGTAGCCTCAGGGAGCTCAACAGCCTCCTCGCCGCCACCACAACGACGGCGTGCAACACGCCCGCGTCGTCCGCCAAGACCGCCCCCGCGCCGGGCTACGGCCTCGATCAGCGCCTTCCGAATGGCAGCAGCAAGAAGGGAACGCCGCGGTCGGCGTCGCAGCGGTGGATGCCTGACAAGCCACGGACGCCGAGCAGCCGGCGGACGTACTCGATCGGCGAGCCGGGTAAGCTGACGACTGGCTTCTCGCGGTCCGCGCGGATGGGGAACCTGAACCCCAGGGATCGGGTGTTCGCGTCCCTGAGCAACATCGCCGACCTCAAGTCCGCGGCGGACGCGGCGACGGAGGACTTGGACGACGAGTTCGACCACATCGACGAGAGCCACTACGTTGACACGGAGGACTCCACGAAGCACAAGAAGAGCCTGATATTCCGCAGATTCGGTGATTTTTTCAGGAGGAAAAGCCTCTATAAGCCGAATTCAGCGCCAGTACACACACTCTaa